In Coffea eugenioides isolate CCC68of chromosome 4, Ceug_1.0, whole genome shotgun sequence, the genomic stretch TGTCCAGAAGAAACTGAGATTAGTCAAATGAGCAATGAGCATGTATGATAGCATTCAAGGACGACAATTTATAAGCATTTCGCACCTTAAATGTCATCATATTGAACAGGGATATTTTTCCTCCTGACGCTGACATCACATAAGAATCATTCTTAGACAGTGCAAAGCAGTGTATAGCCTCCTCAGGACTCGAATCAATTACATCATTTGTCATTAATATGCCACTTGCTGGTTGCCATAATTGAGGGGACGTACTGGCAGTTGCCTACAGATGAAACAACAGTTTGTCACTAAGATTTCAAATTCCAAATGACCACTGAAAGAGGTAATTTTGAGTTTCTTATACCTTGCCACTTGAATTACGGTCATTTCTCTGCCATTTCCAGAGCAGATGAATGGCATTTGATGCTAATGCTAAAATGGCACTACCTGAATTTGTATACATCAATCTTGATATCTGGCAAGGCAAATGACAGAGCTCTCAATCAGTGAGACTTTATATGACCAACACAACGGGGAGCTTATTGAGAAACTGATATATATATGAAACAAGACAATGAGTAAGAACTTGTTGTGGTGGGAAGGACCTTTGTCACCCTCAGATTCTCTGGGAGCTTCAATGACCGGCACTGAGAAGGTTCACTAATTTCGGTGAGCTTCCAAATTTTGGATTTGTCATTTGTTTCTTCATTGAGTCGAGGTTTGACATCTCCCAGGTTTCTTGATTCTCCATTCTAATGAAATAATTCACACGCCACCAGAGATGTCAAATGCTTGAATTTGCAAGCAACATGATATGTCTCATGTCTAGATGGTTTAGTTTACCAAGGGATGAATGCTCCTTATAACAGTAGTTACTGATTCCAAAGATCATTAAAATATTCAATTTGGAGATTAATAGTTGAAGTGTCCATAGATACAAACCACTGCAGAAATACTGACAACAGAGGCTACCCTGTCTGCAAGTCCTGAACTATTAGTAGCTGCCGCTGCTATTGGATTCAACGAGGGCTGTAGGATATGAAAATATAGCACATTCTCAAGTCATGGTTCTTTCAAGATTCAGGTTAATATTTAGCTAGCAAAGGTATATgcaaatacatatatataccaCCTTGGTTGCAGCCTCAGCTTGTGATGCATCATAAGCAAGATTTTCAAATGTTCGCAGCAATCGAAGACCATCATTATTTGCTAGAATTTTGATCCCATTTTCATTGGTAGAAACAGCCAACAGGATACCCTCTTTATTGAACCTGATTCGAGGGCTTGCCTTTGATGAGGGAAAAGGAATGGAGAGTTAGTCCAAACTTGTAGCACAGTCATGATTATTCCAGCTTTAACATATCAGGAAGatctaaaagaaaaaaagaaaagacttACTGGGAGACCTCCATCAGCATCAATAGTTGTCAGAAGTTGAACATTGTCCATATCCCAAAACTTGACGGAGAAATCATCACCAGCTGCCAAAAACCGGTTCCTAGTTGTATCAAACTGCACAACACCCAGCGAACGTTTTCGAAAGCCTTGGTATGTCCTCTTCACAGCACCTTCACTTTCATTCCATTCAACAATGTGGGATTCCCCATCTTTGCTGGTCCCACAAGAAAAAAGCCTGGAAAGCAATCAATCCGACCAACAAAGGAATATGGAAAAAAAGACAATGAAAAGCTTTCAGTATAATTGCGGAAGATTCTGGAATATATTAAACATAATTAATGAGCTTAACCTCGTTCCATCAGCACTATAGGCCATTGTTGTACACCAACGGCCAGGCGCATCATAGTCAACTCGTGATCCCATATTATCATATAACCATGCTTTAATTTTCCCATCTAGGGCTGTTGAAAAGATAAactgaaataaaaataaaggcACAAGTAAGCTGATGCTCCTGGAGCTTAGAATAATCAATAGAAATATGACATTTAATAGCTTTACTACCTGAATATTTTCTTTGTAGTGGGGGCACACAGAATAAACTGGAGCCTCATGACCTTCAAAGGTATACTGTTTTGAACCACTTGCCGCATCCCAAACCTAAGATCATCAAGGACGAGAGGAAGTTTCAAATAATCAACTACCAACCATTACAACTCCATGACAGCAAAAGGAAAACCTATCAATGTCAAACCAACCTTAATTGTCTTGTCATCACCACATGTTATCACGCAAAGGTGCTTGTGGGGGTGAGAGAATGCTAGATCATTGACTCCACCTACATGAGCATCAATCTGGAAAGGCATAGATCAGTGCAAGTTGAACAATAATGGACCGACAAGGTTTAAATTATTCTCATAATATACCTCCAAATGCTGTCGAATATCATCATTGCcatgataagagtatatttgtACAATGTGCCTTGAATATGCAACTCCTATttaagagaaaaagggaaaaaaatacaTCAGACTTGTGTCTCAAAATTcaatgtaaattttttttaaaaaaaatcaaatcctTACCAAATAAAGATCCATCAGGGCTCCAAATCACACGGTTAACTGAGACATGAGGATCTTTCACTAGAGCAGCCTGAAACCAACAAGAATGCATCAATTTTTGGAGAGATGCGACAATGTCATTAAGCTAAAGTAAATTCACAAAAAAGCAATGGCCTGTTTATAACACAGTTAACAATCTGACCTGCAGAGGCATAGTACATGCACTCAGGTCCCAAACTTTGAAGTTCCTTAGTATCAATCTCTTCCTGGAGCCAACTTCCCAAAGTCCAATATCCCCCACATTGGTACCCACTGTTGCATCAGATTGCATGAATTTAAATCAATCATCAGGAAATACAGCATGATCACCAAGCAAACATCCCGGATCCAAGTTGTTTTGGGGAGGAATCACCGCAACCATACCTAGGAGTAGAGTCTGTTGGATAGGATGAAAGTCCATGCTCATAGGAGATGATCCTTGATTCAGAGTTCGTGCCAGAGTCTTTGGCAAATCATCAGGAACACTAAATGCTTGACTATGACCATGTCCAGGAAATGACACTGGCAGCACATTGACTGGAAGATTTACCTGCACATGTTGAACACAGCATAAAGGATGACATACCATATGGTACTCTTAAAAGCTAAACTCAGAAAGGAAAATGTATTGGATTCAATGAGCTACCTCTTCAGTCAAACTTATAGGCCTTGTTCTTTTGCTTAATTGATCAGAATCTCCAGATGGGTAGTCCACAGAAGTTGCTGGCGGAGTCCTAGGATGCTTAAGAACGGCTACACAGGGCAATGGAAAATTTTTTCTTGTGAAGAATTCTACTAGAAGTATACTTGACATGTTGAAGTTTAAAAATATTTACCTGGCACAGGTGGAGCACCAATACCTATAGGTCCACCGGAAACAGCTGGATGAGTAACTGCAGGTGGATTAGACATCCACCCAGCAAGAGGAGCTGGAACTGGTGCTGGAGTAGGTTGAAAGGGCTGAAAATATTACCCAATAGAAAATAAGTACAATAAGTGAGAATgagaaaaattaataattgctGAATGGGTTCAGAATACTAACCCCATGTATGCCAAGAGGAGGAAAACCCCCAGCTTTTGGTACTGATCCAAGCAAGGGATTGCCTGCAGGAGAGGGAGCACGAGCACCATTTGCTTGTCCACAAGAGTGGTCAACAAAAAGAGTTTTAATGTCTGGATTTGGCCTGGGGTTTTTACAAAGTTGGTGCTGCCAATTTAAGCTGCAATATGCCCACAGTGCCAGTCATGACGACTTCCATATTAACGTTAAAGCTCTGGCACTTGAACTGAACGTTTAAGCCCAAGCAAAAGTTTACCTTTGATTAATAAGAGTCCGTAACCTGGAATTTTTAAGGTTAGGAAACTGCAATTTATCACGAAATAGGGGATTTGCTTCAATAAGCTTCTTGAGCTCAACCAGCATAATTGCTCGGGCTGATTTAGTATCTCCATATTTGGAAAGCTGCTCATTCTCTCTAAAACAATGGAAACCCAACTTAGTAGATATtgcaaaattaacaaataaactaTACAAAAATGTTGTGAGTTAATACTTGCCTAAAGTTCTCCAGTGTCAGCAGCTGAGTTATCTCCTTAAAAAGTTCTTCGTTAAAGGAAGCAAAGACTTTAAGATCCTTAACAAGAATTTCAACAGCCTTGGTCCGGTCATGCCTGCAAACAAACATCATTTCACATGAATACACCACGAAAAGCGATCATTTTTACGCTAATAATTTGACATTTACTAGCAACCACAAGCTTACTTATCCAATGCCTCAAGATATTTCTGCTTTCTGATCTCAAAGAAGATCTTCATTGAATAGCGGTTATCATCAACTTTTGTGAAACCAGAGAGGTACTTCTCAACGTCATCCCAATTACCATTATGTACTTCATCCTCAAAGTATTTCATGTTAAAGAAAAACCCAGATTCTTGTTCAAGCCTATCATCAGAAAACTCCATAATTATTACCATTTCATTGGAAAAATGCTCAAAATAAATACATGCAAAAAAAAGAagcatattaaaaaaaaaaaaaagaatacacACGTGTATATTTATGATAAATGCAAAAGACCACCTACTTGTGGACTGTCTCCTTGAACTTTTCCTCATCCAGAAACTGTAAGATCAAGAACACAAGTTCTCTGCTGAGTGATGTCATTGTTATCAAGCTACCTTTGGCTTCAAACACCAGAGCCACAATAAACAGCTAAGATCATAGCAGATCTGCAAAACCCACAAATTGATTTACAATATCATACCtatgcaaataaataaattaattaaataataggTCAGTGCCACTAAGACTTTGTTAATTAGCGGGTCCAAGCATTTAATTATTGCGGGACACAACCTTCTAAACTCTAATAAAATAATCATAAGATTTAACTTGTCCTTGCCCAAAATAAAGGTCCCTCCTTTAACCTCAACTCCTCTCGCCCAAAGAGAAAAATAACCCAAGTCAGATCATAGAACTGATCTGCAATCCAAAATAG encodes the following:
- the LOC113768071 gene encoding topless-related protein 1 → MTSLSRELVFLILQFLDEEKFKETVHKLEQESGFFFNMKYFEDEVHNGNWDDVEKYLSGFTKVDDNRYSMKIFFEIRKQKYLEALDKHDRTKAVEILVKDLKVFASFNEELFKEITQLLTLENFRENEQLSKYGDTKSARAIMLVELKKLIEANPLFRDKLQFPNLKNSRLRTLINQSLNWQHQLCKNPRPNPDIKTLFVDHSCGQANGARAPSPAGNPLLGSVPKAGGFPPLGIHGPFQPTPAPVPAPLAGWMSNPPAVTHPAVSGGPIGIGAPPVPAVLKHPRTPPATSVDYPSGDSDQLSKRTRPISLTEEVNLPVNVLPVSFPGHGHSQAFSVPDDLPKTLARTLNQGSSPMSMDFHPIQQTLLLVGTNVGDIGLWEVGSRKRLILRNFKVWDLSACTMPLQAALVKDPHVSVNRVIWSPDGSLFGVAYSRHIVQIYSYHGNDDIRQHLEIDAHVGGVNDLAFSHPHKHLCVITCGDDKTIKVWDAASGSKQYTFEGHEAPVYSVCPHYKENIQFIFSTALDGKIKAWLYDNMGSRVDYDAPGRWCTTMAYSADGTRLFSCGTSKDGESHIVEWNESEGAVKRTYQGFRKRSLGVVQFDTTRNRFLAAGDDFSVKFWDMDNVQLLTTIDADGGLPASPRIRFNKEGILLAVSTNENGIKILANNDGLRLLRTFENLAYDASQAEAATKPSLNPIAAAATNSSGLADRVASVVSISAVNGESRNLGDVKPRLNEETNDKSKIWKLTEISEPSQCRSLKLPENLRVTKISRLMYTNSGSAILALASNAIHLLWKWQRNDRNSSGKATASTSPQLWQPASGILMTNDVIDSSPEEAIHCFALSKNDSYVMSASGGKISLFNMMTFKTMTTFMPPPPAATFLAFHPQDNNIIAIGMDDSTIQIYNVRVDEVKSKLKGHSKRITGLAFSHVLNVLVSSGADAQLCVWNSDGWEKQKARFLQIPSGRTPMAQSDTRVQFHQDQIHFLVVHETQLAIYETTKLECVKQWLPRESGAPISHATFSCDSQLVYASFLDAAVCVFTATHLQMRCRISPPAYLPNSISNSNVQPLVIAAHPQDPNQFAIGLSDGAVHVFEPLESDGRWGVPPLVDNGSASSLPASAAGGSSSDQAQR